In the genome of Raphanus sativus cultivar WK10039 chromosome 4, ASM80110v3, whole genome shotgun sequence, one region contains:
- the LOC108815642 gene encoding uncharacterized protein LOC108815642, translating to MVLTIAQVLLVMGSRSRFIGKLRTPTIVRLRRIHHETLKHLRGQTTLKKRHARWLEFVENFPYVIKYKKGKDNVVADALSRRHTLISTMEAKIMGFEYIKDSYLTDPDFQEVFRKTTKMAAGPFYQQDCFLFKEKKLCIPQGSMRELLVREAHGGGLMGHFGRDKTLSVLTDHFFWPNMRKDVENLCTFHGRPK from the exons ATGGTTCTGACCATCGCCCAAGTTCTCTTGGTGATGGGGTCGCGAAGCCGTTTCATTGGCAAGTTACGCACTCCAACGATTGTCCGATTACGGAGGATCC atcatgagactCTTAAACACTTGAGAGGTCAGACCACACTCAAGAAGAGGCACGCCAGATGGTTAGAGTTTGTGGAGAATTTCCCTTATGTGATTAAGTACAAGAAGGGCAAAGACAATGTGGTGGCCGATGCACTGTCCCGGAGACACACTCTTATCTCCACCATGGAGGCTAAGATCATGGGTTTTGAGTATATTAAGGATTCTTATCTTACTGACCCTGATTTTCAAGAAGTTTTCAGGAAAACTACCAAGATGGCAGCCGGCCCATTTTACCAACAAGATTGCTTCTTGTTCAAGGAAAAGAAATTGTGCATTCCCCAAGGGTCCATGCGGGAATTGCTGGTTCGGGAGGCCCATGGTGGCGgcctcatgggacattttggtagaGATAAAACTCTAAGTGTCCTAACCGACCATTTCTTTTGGCCAAACATGAGGAAGGACGTTGAGAACTTGTGCACCTTCCATGGCCGACCCAAATAA